In Pseudomonas alcaliphila JAB1, a single window of DNA contains:
- a CDS encoding EAL domain-containing protein — MLGLLAWQLTQEYRQLLDSQKQLSQGYSAQLAKHLSLNMRLKAQAGQAMLQSSPARAGDGSELVTALRSIFPTVNSVAWLDANGQLLADSASESRDLSFIRNQQQRSGTAPYHFAFSAQDGGVLYLLLRQPDDSHRVLRMRTSALRGWLREQHQSEHDWLLEDLLSHRVIARADDLQQAGGIIAPVTAAEQAQSLELIALPGSDWQLRALFDAERAGNELMPALAGKFLLFALCSLLTLLALYGLQREQRSLQRLNNETRRSLRQAASALGAVEERILVTQADGKVRYLNPQAEALFGVPSNVAGELHLLDLLPDLDPLLLNSPQLSSDLGPELIRVESEGRERLFAVTRSDISEVGRHAGYVWVLRDVTDEQQAMRVLQETRRRYQDIFDGTGVALCVLDLSGLRCLLLQHKLRDAAGLQRWLQADVEHQQLLVEQLRITEANQVALNLLGVKSTEQAWQQLIDNGPVQPDDLCYRLAVAVLEGPNLMELETQLVTAQGLQRHVWLVLRLPEMLQDYQAVTLSISDITSRKRIELSLIERERFWSEVVRSVPDLLYVHDMQNRQVLFSNHSLGLQLGYSVSELKAMAGDFWEQVLHPDDSEYYWRIRNLQKVVGNGLLLESVLRWRHRNGQWHWFSIREQALARDERGRVSRLIGVAKDITEQIERNQSLRDSEQRYRLLAESISDVIVSTDDSLALNYVSPSVEAMLGYNTEWVTANGLQGLAANPQQLAGLYLLLERIRDALGERDRLERLREELPDQLFVFDCLRADGHKIPVELRLVLMWDENGRFEGILGVGRDISQQRRAEKDLRMAATVFEHSTAAILVTDPAGYIVQVNKAFSRVSGYSAGQVLDQLPGMLTADRQQAAHLQYILGQLNQRGSWEGEVWLKRKGGENFPAWVGITAVHDEEGDLVSYVCFFSDISERKASEQRIHRLAYYDALTHLPNRTLFQDRLHSALQHAERHDEWVVLMFLDLDRFKPINDSLGHAAGDRMLKDVAVRLSACVDGDDTVARMGGDEFTLLLQPRATREGALNRAIHVAEQILSSLARPFVLEGREFFVTASIGIALAPQDGSELSQLMKNADTAMYHAKERGKNNFQFYQADMNASALERLELESDLRHAQEQGQFVLHYQPQFSGDGNRLTGVEALLRWSHPTRGLVPPDEFIPVLEELGLVVQVGEWVLEEACRQLKAWHEEKIRIPKISVNLSARQFAEGDLSARIAAILDRTRVAPACLELELTESILMRDVASAMQTLGNLKRLGLCIAVDDFGTGYSSLNYLKQFPIDVLKIDRSFVDGLPDGEQDAQIARAIIAMAHSLNMMVIAEGVESQAQLDFLLEHDCDEVQGFLLGRPMAARQLTAQFSGAALFILS; from the coding sequence ATGCTGGGATTGCTGGCCTGGCAGCTGACTCAGGAATACCGCCAGTTGCTCGATAGTCAGAAGCAACTGAGCCAGGGTTACAGCGCCCAACTGGCCAAGCACCTGAGTCTGAACATGCGCCTCAAGGCGCAGGCGGGCCAGGCGATGCTGCAAAGCAGCCCTGCGCGCGCTGGCGACGGCAGCGAATTGGTCACGGCTTTGCGCAGCATCTTCCCGACCGTCAACAGCGTGGCCTGGCTCGATGCCAACGGGCAGTTGCTGGCCGACAGCGCCAGCGAGTCGCGCGACCTCAGCTTCATTCGCAACCAGCAGCAACGCAGCGGCACGGCGCCCTATCACTTCGCCTTCAGTGCACAGGACGGCGGCGTGCTCTACCTGCTGCTGCGTCAGCCTGACGACAGTCACCGAGTATTGCGCATGCGCACCAGTGCGTTGCGCGGCTGGCTGCGCGAGCAGCACCAAAGCGAGCACGACTGGTTGCTCGAAGATCTGCTCAGTCACCGCGTGATAGCACGTGCCGATGACCTGCAACAGGCTGGCGGCATCATCGCTCCGGTTACTGCGGCAGAACAGGCACAAAGCCTGGAACTGATCGCCCTGCCTGGCAGCGACTGGCAACTGCGCGCCCTGTTCGATGCAGAACGCGCCGGCAACGAACTGATGCCGGCCCTGGCCGGCAAGTTCCTGCTGTTCGCGCTGTGCAGCCTGCTTACCCTGCTGGCCCTGTACGGCCTGCAACGCGAGCAGCGCAGCCTGCAGCGCCTGAATAACGAAACACGCCGCTCGCTGCGCCAGGCCGCCAGTGCGCTCGGCGCCGTCGAAGAACGCATTCTGGTGACCCAAGCCGATGGCAAGGTGCGCTACCTGAACCCGCAGGCCGAAGCGCTGTTCGGGGTTCCCAGCAACGTGGCCGGGGAACTCCATCTGCTTGATCTGTTGCCCGATCTCGACCCGTTGCTGCTCAACAGCCCACAACTGAGCAGCGATCTGGGACCGGAGCTGATCAGAGTCGAAAGCGAGGGGCGCGAGCGACTGTTCGCCGTGACCCGTAGCGATATCAGCGAAGTCGGGCGTCATGCCGGTTACGTCTGGGTGCTGCGCGATGTGACCGATGAGCAGCAGGCCATGCGCGTACTGCAGGAAACCCGCAGGCGCTATCAGGACATCTTCGACGGCACCGGCGTAGCCCTCTGCGTGCTCGACCTCTCCGGCCTGCGCTGCCTGTTGCTACAGCACAAGTTGCGCGATGCGGCGGGTCTGCAGCGCTGGTTGCAGGCCGATGTCGAGCATCAGCAACTGCTGGTCGAGCAACTGCGCATTACCGAGGCCAATCAGGTGGCGCTCAACCTGCTCGGGGTGAAGTCCACCGAACAGGCCTGGCAGCAACTGATCGACAACGGTCCGGTACAGCCCGACGATCTGTGTTACCGCCTGGCTGTGGCCGTGCTCGAAGGCCCCAACCTGATGGAGCTGGAAACCCAGCTGGTCACCGCACAAGGCTTGCAGCGTCACGTCTGGCTGGTGCTGCGCCTGCCGGAAATGCTCCAGGACTATCAGGCCGTCACCCTGAGCATCAGCGACATCACCAGCCGCAAGCGCATCGAACTGTCGCTGATCGAGCGTGAGCGCTTCTGGTCCGAAGTGGTTCGCTCGGTGCCCGACCTGCTCTACGTGCATGACATGCAGAACCGGCAGGTGCTGTTCAGCAACCACAGCCTCGGATTGCAGCTGGGCTATAGCGTCAGCGAGCTCAAGGCGATGGCCGGCGACTTCTGGGAGCAGGTACTGCACCCGGACGATAGCGAATACTACTGGCGCATTCGCAACCTGCAGAAAGTGGTCGGCAACGGCCTGCTGCTGGAATCGGTGCTGCGCTGGCGTCACCGCAATGGCCAATGGCACTGGTTCAGCATCCGTGAGCAGGCTCTGGCGCGTGATGAGCGCGGTCGCGTCAGCCGCCTGATCGGTGTGGCCAAGGACATCACCGAGCAGATCGAGCGCAACCAGTCGCTGCGTGACAGCGAGCAACGCTACCGCCTGCTGGCGGAAAGCATCAGCGACGTGATCGTCTCCACCGATGACAGCCTGGCCCTGAACTACGTCAGCCCGTCGGTGGAAGCCATGCTCGGCTACAACACCGAATGGGTGACGGCCAACGGCCTGCAAGGCCTGGCGGCCAACCCGCAGCAGCTCGCCGGCCTCTACCTGCTGCTCGAGCGGATTCGCGATGCGCTCGGCGAGCGTGACCGCCTCGAGCGTCTGCGCGAGGAGCTGCCGGATCAGTTGTTCGTGTTCGACTGCCTGCGCGCCGACGGCCACAAGATCCCGGTGGAGCTGCGCCTGGTGCTGATGTGGGACGAGAACGGTCGCTTCGAAGGCATCCTCGGCGTTGGCCGCGACATCAGCCAGCAACGCCGCGCGGAAAAAGACCTGCGCATGGCGGCCACGGTGTTCGAGCACTCCACCGCGGCGATCCTAGTCACCGACCCGGCCGGCTACATCGTCCAGGTCAACAAGGCCTTCAGCCGCGTCAGTGGTTATTCCGCCGGCCAGGTGCTCGACCAGCTTCCAGGCATGCTCACCGCCGACCGCCAGCAGGCGGCACACCTGCAGTACATCCTCGGCCAACTCAACCAGCGCGGCAGTTGGGAGGGCGAGGTGTGGCTCAAGCGCAAGGGTGGGGAGAACTTCCCGGCCTGGGTCGGCATTACCGCGGTGCATGACGAGGAAGGCGACCTGGTCAGCTACGTGTGCTTCTTCAGCGACATCAGCGAGCGCAAGGCCAGCGAACAGCGCATCCATCGTCTGGCCTACTACGACGCCCTGACCCACCTGCCCAACCGCACCCTGTTCCAGGATCGTCTGCACAGCGCCCTGCAGCATGCCGAACGGCATGACGAATGGGTGGTGCTGATGTTCCTCGACCTCGACCGCTTCAAGCCGATCAACGATTCGCTCGGCCACGCCGCCGGCGACCGCATGCTCAAGGACGTAGCCGTGCGCCTGTCGGCCTGCGTCGACGGCGACGACACCGTGGCGCGCATGGGCGGCGACGAATTCACCCTGCTGCTGCAGCCGCGCGCCACCCGCGAGGGCGCATTGAATCGCGCCATTCATGTCGCCGAGCAGATTCTCTCCAGCCTGGCGCGCCCTTTCGTCCTAGAAGGCCGCGAATTCTTCGTCACCGCCAGTATCGGTATCGCCCTCGCTCCGCAGGACGGTAGCGAGCTGAGCCAACTGATGAAGAACGCCGACACCGCGATGTATCACGCCAAGGAACGCGGCAAGAACAACTTCCAGTTCTACCAGGCCGACATGAACGCCAGTGCCCTGGAGCGCCTGGAACTGGAAAGCGATCTGCGCCACGCTCAGGAACAGGGCCAGTTCGTCCTGCATTATCAGCCGCAGTTCTCCGGCGACGGCAATCGCCTGACCGGGGTCGAGGCGCTGTTGCGCTGGAGTCACCCGACACGCGGCCTGGTGCCACCGGATGAATTCATCCCGGTGCTGGAGGAGCTCGGCCTGGTGGTGCAGGTCGGTGAATGGGTGCTGGAGGAGGCCTGCCGGCAGCTCAAGGCCTGGCACGAGGAAAAGATCCGCATCCCCAAGATTTCGGTCAATCTGTCGGCCCGGCAGTTCGCCGAAGGCGATCTGAGCGCACGCATCGCCGCCATTCTGGACAGAACCAGAGTAGCCCCGGCCTGCCTGGAGCTGGAGCTGACCGAAAGCATACTGATGCGTGACGTCGCCAGCGCGATGCAGACTCTCGGCAACCTCAAGCGTTTGGGCCTGTGCATTGCTGTGGATGATTTCGGCACCGGCTACTCGTCGCTGAACTACCTCAAGCAGTTCCCTATCGACGTCTTGAAGATCGACCGCAGCTTCGTCGACGGCCTGCCCGATGGTGAGCAGGATGCGCAGATCGCCCGCGCCATTATCGCCATGGCGCACAGCCTGAACATGATGGTGATCGCCGAGGGTGTGGAGAGCCAGGCACAACTGGACTTCCTTCTTGAACACGACTGCGACGAAGTACAGGGCTTCCTGCTGGGCAGGCCCATGGCTGCACGTCAGCTCACCGCCCAATTCAGCGGCGCAGCGCTGTTCATCCTAAGTTGA
- the ettA gene encoding energy-dependent translational throttle protein EttA, whose product MAQYVYSMHRVSKVVPPKREILKDISLSFFPGAKIGVLGLNGAGKSTLLRIMAGVDTEIDGEARPMPGIKVGYLPQEPQLDPSKTVRDIVEEAVGEIKQAQARLDEVYAAYAEPDADFDALAAEQAKLEAILQASDGHNLERQLEVAADALRLPAWDAKIEHLSGGEKRRVALCRLLLSAPDMLLLDEPTNHLDADSVAWLERFLHDFPGTVVAITHDRYFLDNVAGWILELDRGHGIPYEGNYSGWLESKANRLAQEAKAEASHAKAMKAELEWVRQGAKARQSKSKARLQRFEEMQSQEFQKRSETNEIYIPAGPRLGDKVIDFHNVSKSFGDRVLIDDLSFSIPKGAIVGVIGGNGAGKSTLLRMITGKEQPDSGTIEIGETVQIASVEQSREMLEGNKTVWEQISDGFDMIKVGNYEVPSRGYVGRFNFKGADQQKFVKDLSGGERGRLHMALTLKQGGNVLLLDEPSNDLDVETLRALEEALLDFPGAAVVISHDRWFLDRIATHILSYEDDGKVNFFEGNYTEFEADRKKRLGDAAAQPHRVRYKKLA is encoded by the coding sequence ATGGCTCAGTACGTCTACAGCATGCATCGGGTCAGCAAGGTTGTCCCGCCGAAGCGTGAAATTCTCAAGGACATCTCCCTGTCATTCTTCCCAGGCGCCAAGATCGGCGTGCTGGGCCTCAACGGTGCCGGTAAGTCCACGCTGCTGCGCATCATGGCCGGCGTCGACACCGAGATCGACGGCGAGGCTCGTCCGATGCCGGGGATCAAGGTCGGCTACCTGCCACAGGAGCCGCAGCTCGACCCGAGCAAGACGGTGCGCGACATCGTCGAAGAGGCGGTAGGCGAGATCAAGCAGGCCCAGGCCCGTCTCGACGAGGTCTACGCCGCTTACGCCGAGCCGGACGCCGACTTCGACGCTCTGGCTGCCGAGCAGGCCAAGCTCGAAGCCATTCTGCAGGCTTCCGATGGCCACAACCTGGAGCGCCAGCTGGAAGTCGCCGCCGACGCCCTGCGTCTGCCGGCCTGGGACGCCAAGATCGAGCACCTGTCCGGTGGTGAGAAACGCCGCGTGGCGCTGTGCCGCCTGCTGCTGTCGGCGCCAGACATGCTGCTGCTCGACGAGCCGACCAACCACCTGGACGCCGACTCGGTCGCCTGGCTGGAGCGCTTCCTGCACGATTTCCCCGGCACAGTGGTAGCGATTACTCACGACCGTTACTTCCTCGATAACGTCGCCGGCTGGATTCTCGAACTCGACCGCGGCCACGGTATCCCCTACGAGGGCAATTACTCCGGCTGGCTGGAATCGAAGGCCAACCGTCTGGCTCAGGAAGCCAAGGCCGAGGCGTCGCACGCCAAGGCGATGAAGGCCGAACTGGAGTGGGTACGCCAGGGCGCCAAGGCACGCCAGTCCAAGTCCAAGGCACGTCTGCAGCGCTTCGAGGAAATGCAGTCGCAGGAATTCCAGAAGCGCAGCGAGACCAACGAGATCTACATCCCGGCTGGCCCGCGTCTGGGCGACAAGGTCATCGATTTCCACAACGTGTCGAAGTCCTTCGGCGACCGCGTACTGATCGACGACCTGTCCTTCAGCATCCCCAAAGGCGCCATTGTCGGCGTGATTGGTGGTAACGGCGCCGGTAAGTCGACCCTGCTGCGCATGATCACCGGCAAGGAGCAGCCGGACTCCGGCACCATCGAGATCGGTGAAACCGTACAGATCGCCAGCGTCGAGCAGAGCCGCGAGATGCTTGAAGGCAACAAGACCGTGTGGGAGCAGATTTCCGACGGCTTCGACATGATCAAGGTCGGCAACTACGAGGTGCCGTCGCGCGGTTACGTCGGCCGCTTCAACTTCAAGGGCGCCGACCAGCAGAAGTTCGTCAAGGACCTCTCCGGCGGTGAGCGCGGTCGCCTGCACATGGCGCTGACCCTGAAGCAGGGCGGCAACGTACTGCTGCTCGACGAACCGTCCAACGACCTCGACGTGGAAACCCTGCGTGCGCTGGAAGAGGCGCTGCTGGATTTCCCGGGCGCCGCCGTGGTGATTTCCCACGATCGCTGGTTCCTCGACCGTATCGCCACGCACATCCTCTCCTACGAGGACGACGGCAAGGTCAACTTCTTCGAAGGCAACTACACCGAGTTCGAAGCCGACCGCAAGAAACGCCTGGGCGATGCCGCCGCGCAGCCGCACCGCGTGCGTTACAAGAAGCTGGCGTAG